A single window of Candidatus Chlorobium masyuteum DNA harbors:
- a CDS encoding hybrid sensor histidine kinase/response regulator yields MQNSTHKGAEKERNAQQRESTLNAVFDAVEEPAFIMDREGTIFDANQAFARVCHKEVHACINVNAYDLLPPELAAARRIKVEEVFRSGRRMIYEDEQEGHCYRNTLYPIAGPDGRTSQIYIVAQEITDLKRSERDAETMQTLFGALKEAVPGAFYMLDAEGHYAAWNAYQRDVVVGRPDAEMVSFIALDTIHPDDRPKVGEKMANIMKSGVEESDEVRVLIQGGPRVRWFQLSGKRIFIKEKPFLIGVGTDITEHKMKEDEALHNSEERFRKLFEEHSAVQLVFDPLTGNIIDANHAATAFYGWSIDELCRMHIRELDTLPEEELKRLMEQNRLSEKNQFAFQHRRADSSIRDVEVFSSNIQVGGRELLYAIVHDVTERKEAERELQKLSVALQQSHAIVVITDLKGDIEYVNPAFTISSGYSQEEVIGKNPRILQSGTMPQRVYEELWQTILAGGVWKGEMYNRRKNGEFYWESAVISPVLDEEGVVTNFVAIKEDITEKKKLWSELIAAKEHAEESDRLKTAFLANISHEIRTPMNGIVGLSEILKDPDLSKEEQSLYIDLIDQSCQRLLFLINDIIDISRIEAGKTNVKIGRTPVNTTLRDLHAFFKPLAEQKGLRLSCTSGLSDSESVIETDSTKLTQILTNLLQNALKFTKEGHIDFGYALNKNTLEFYIADSGIGISPDMQTKIFERFRQADNSLTRNYEGAGLGLSISQAYIEMLGGHISVKSIEGKGSEFLFTLPYNPAGFVETDVQPVEVKPDYGSLPGMTILIAEDDAVSGILLEKTLQSESITILSAGNGQDAVELVKAHPEIRLVLMDIKMPVMNGFDATRLIKQFRPGLPVIMQSAFTSESERGKAEEAGCNSFITKPVNKERLLEMIHAVLNRQQDKP; encoded by the coding sequence ATGCAGAACAGTACTCATAAGGGAGCGGAGAAGGAGCGCAATGCACAACAGCGCGAAAGCACACTCAATGCTGTTTTTGATGCCGTAGAGGAACCGGCGTTTATTATGGACCGGGAAGGGACCATTTTTGATGCCAATCAGGCTTTTGCCAGAGTATGTCATAAAGAGGTGCATGCGTGCATTAACGTCAATGCGTATGATTTACTTCCGCCTGAACTGGCAGCCGCCCGGCGGATAAAAGTTGAGGAGGTGTTTCGTTCCGGGAGGCGCATGATTTATGAAGATGAGCAGGAGGGCCATTGTTATCGAAATACGTTATACCCGATTGCCGGCCCTGATGGCAGGACGTCGCAGATCTATATTGTTGCGCAGGAGATAACCGATCTGAAGAGATCTGAAAGGGATGCGGAGACGATGCAGACTCTTTTTGGTGCGCTTAAAGAGGCGGTGCCCGGTGCCTTCTATATGCTTGATGCCGAAGGGCATTATGCTGCATGGAATGCTTATCAGCGGGATGTTGTGGTCGGCAGACCGGACGCTGAAATGGTCTCTTTCATTGCTCTGGATACCATTCATCCCGATGACCGCCCTAAGGTCGGAGAGAAAATGGCCAATATCATGAAGAGCGGTGTTGAGGAGAGCGATGAAGTGAGAGTTCTTATCCAGGGCGGTCCCCGGGTCAGATGGTTTCAGTTGTCCGGAAAGAGGATTTTTATCAAGGAGAAGCCTTTTCTTATCGGAGTCGGTACCGACATCACCGAGCACAAGATGAAGGAAGATGAAGCTCTACACAACAGCGAGGAGCGTTTCAGGAAACTGTTTGAAGAGCATTCCGCCGTCCAGCTGGTTTTTGATCCTCTTACAGGCAATATTATTGATGCCAACCATGCAGCCACAGCTTTTTACGGGTGGTCAATTGATGAACTTTGCCGCATGCATATCCGGGAGCTCGATACGCTTCCTGAAGAGGAGTTGAAACGCCTTATGGAGCAGAACCGGTTGTCGGAAAAAAATCAGTTTGCTTTTCAACACCGCAGGGCGGATAGTTCCATTCGCGATGTCGAGGTGTTCAGCTCGAATATCCAGGTTGGTGGCAGGGAGCTGCTCTATGCTATCGTGCATGACGTAACCGAGCGAAAAGAGGCGGAGCGGGAGCTGCAAAAACTGAGCGTTGCCTTGCAGCAAAGTCATGCCATAGTGGTTATTACCGATCTGAAGGGAGATATTGAATATGTTAACCCGGCATTTACCATCTCCTCCGGTTACAGCCAGGAGGAGGTAATCGGCAAGAATCCCCGCATTCTTCAGTCCGGAACCATGCCGCAGCGGGTATATGAAGAGCTCTGGCAAACGATTCTTGCCGGCGGTGTGTGGAAAGGGGAGATGTACAACAGGCGCAAAAACGGAGAGTTTTACTGGGAGTCGGCTGTGATCTCGCCGGTTCTGGATGAAGAGGGTGTTGTCACCAATTTTGTGGCGATCAAGGAGGATATTACTGAAAAGAAAAAATTGTGGAGCGAGTTGATTGCGGCCAAAGAGCATGCGGAGGAGAGTGACCGGCTTAAAACCGCCTTTCTTGCCAATATCAGCCATGAAATACGCACCCCGATGAATGGAATTGTCGGACTTTCAGAGATCCTGAAAGATCCTGATCTGTCAAAAGAGGAGCAGTCGCTCTATATTGATCTCATTGACCAGAGCTGTCAGCGTCTGCTTTTTCTCATCAATGACATCATTGATATTTCCCGGATCGAAGCCGGCAAGACCAACGTGAAGATCGGCAGGACGCCGGTCAACACTACGCTCCGTGATCTCCATGCCTTTTTCAAGCCCCTTGCAGAGCAGAAAGGGTTGCGCTTGAGCTGTACCTCCGGGTTGTCAGACAGTGAAAGTGTGATTGAGACAGACAGCACCAAGCTTACGCAAATTCTGACGAACCTGTTGCAGAATGCCCTGAAATTCACCAAAGAGGGGCATATTGACTTTGGTTATGCCCTCAATAAAAATACGCTTGAGTTTTATATTGCTGATTCCGGTATCGGAATATCGCCTGACATGCAGACGAAGATTTTTGAACGGTTCCGCCAGGCGGACAACTCCCTGACCCGTAACTATGAGGGTGCAGGTCTCGGTCTGAGCATTTCGCAGGCATATATTGAGATGCTTGGAGGCCACATCTCGGTCAAATCTATAGAAGGAAAAGGGAGCGAGTTTCTCTTCACCCTGCCATACAATCCTGCCGGTTTTGTGGAAACTGACGTTCAGCCTGTTGAAGTCAAACCCGACTATGGATCCTTGCCCGGGATGACCATTCTTATTGCTGAAGATGATGCCGTCAGTGGTATTCTGCTTGAGAAAACACTGCAATCCGAAAGCATAACGATCCTTTCCGCCGGCAACGGTCAGGATGCGGTGGAGCTTGTAAAAGCACATCCTGAGATCAGGCTTGTGCTTATGGATATC